One genomic region from Cyanobium usitatum str. Tous encodes:
- a CDS encoding AbrB/MazE/SpoVT family DNA-binding domain-containing protein, translating into MASELATLTSKGQVTVPKTVRDALGLRQGDTLQWDLEEGVEANLQEWNSHADEEAFADL; encoded by the coding sequence ATGGCCTCCGAACTGGCAACGCTGACCTCAAAAGGACAGGTGACGGTGCCCAAAACGGTGCGTGATGCGCTTGGGCTACGGCAGGGTGACACCTTGCAGTGGGATCTGGAGGAAGGCGTGGAGGCGAACCTGCAGGAATGGAACAGCCATGCGGATGAGGAGGCCTTTGCCGATCTCTGA
- the vapC gene encoding type II toxin-antitoxin system tRNA(fMet)-specific endonuclease VapC, whose protein sequence is MILLDTNICIYIINAKPPAVLQRFRNYRMGEVGVCTVVAAELAFGVAKSGSPRNRHALELFLAPLTVLPFDEAAVWAYGTLRAELEHQGKQIGALDTMIAAHALSQQATLVTNNTSEFARVPGLRLDNWVDAP, encoded by the coding sequence ATGATTCTGCTGGACACCAACATCTGCATCTACATCATCAATGCCAAGCCGCCGGCTGTGCTGCAGCGGTTCAGGAATTACCGCATGGGCGAAGTCGGTGTCTGCACAGTTGTGGCCGCCGAACTCGCCTTTGGGGTGGCCAAGAGTGGCTCACCCCGAAACCGACACGCCCTGGAACTTTTTCTGGCACCACTGACAGTGCTGCCCTTCGATGAAGCAGCCGTGTGGGCCTATGGAACCTTGAGAGCGGAGCTCGAACACCAAGGAAAGCAAATCGGCGCCCTCGACACCATGATCGCGGCCCATGCCCTCAGCCAGCAGGCGACGCTGGTTACCAACAACACCTCCGAATTTGCGCGGGTTCCGGGCCTCCGGCTCGACAACTGGGTGGATGCGCCTTAA
- a CDS encoding nucleotidyltransferase family protein, with protein MTSLALADWTTPQPFTLPDLGPGLEGDVAERLEAALREIGADPSVQALVVFGSRATGQARPESDLDLLVVERMPHLKGEAKVASWWRHFRPLQHLPLSVDLVVSGSADASRLAGSRWHVISEAARHGRMLVVQPQHPRRMLGC; from the coding sequence ATGACCAGCCTCGCTCTCGCCGACTGGACCACTCCCCAGCCTTTCACTCTGCCCGATCTCGGCCCAGGGCTCGAGGGCGACGTGGCGGAGCGGTTGGAGGCAGCCCTGCGAGAGATTGGCGCAGATCCCTCCGTGCAGGCGCTGGTGGTGTTCGGCTCCCGCGCCACGGGCCAGGCCAGGCCAGAGTCGGATCTAGATCTGCTGGTGGTGGAGCGAATGCCCCATCTCAAGGGGGAGGCCAAGGTGGCGAGCTGGTGGCGCCATTTTCGGCCCCTCCAGCACCTGCCCCTGTCGGTGGATCTAGTGGTGAGCGGTTCGGCCGATGCCTCCCGGCTGGCGGGGTCCCGCTGGCATGTGATCAGTGAGGCGGCTCGCCACGGCCGGATGTTGGTGGTGCAGCCACAACACCCCAGGAGGATGCTCGGGTGTTGA
- a CDS encoding antitoxin, whose product MDTTRKQDMDTARLFQSGRSQAVRLPKAYRFGGSEVVVKHFGNGVLLLPMDDPWQTLEAGLDAFEPGFELSREQPAQQERLAIQP is encoded by the coding sequence ATGGATACCACCAGGAAGCAGGACATGGATACAGCACGACTATTTCAATCAGGCCGCAGCCAGGCGGTGCGGCTGCCCAAGGCCTACCGCTTCGGCGGCAGCGAAGTGGTGGTGAAGCATTTCGGCAACGGGGTGTTGCTGCTGCCGATGGACGACCCCTGGCAGACCCTGGAAGCCGGACTGGACGCCTTTGAGCCTGGTTTTGAACTCAGCCGAGAGCAACCCGCGCAGCAGGAACGCTTAGCCATCCAGCCATGA
- a CDS encoding HEPN domain-containing protein: MALVDRHLRALRLNLDAAYPDEEWSFTAQQAVEKLLKARIVLDDQRPPFSHMLQELSLLAGMELDPALLSLQPYAVEARYEVGPFPLTADRTVILDQIGALRSQLEQEMGEE; encoded by the coding sequence ATGGCCTTGGTGGATCGTCACCTGCGGGCCCTGAGGCTGAACCTCGATGCGGCCTACCCGGATGAGGAGTGGAGTTTCACCGCCCAGCAGGCCGTGGAGAAGCTGCTCAAGGCTCGCATCGTCCTCGATGATCAGCGCCCTCCGTTCTCCCACATGCTTCAGGAGCTGTCCCTGTTGGCGGGAATGGAACTGGATCCCGCCCTGCTCAGCCTCCAGCCCTATGCGGTGGAAGCCCGCTATGAAGTGGGTCCGTTTCCACTCACGGCTGATCGCACAGTCATCCTGGATCAAATTGGGGCCTTGCGCAGCCAACTGGAGCAGGAGATGGGAGAGGAGTGA
- a CDS encoding response regulator transcription factor — protein MPPTARLLLVDPDTRSSDLLTKHLQVHGFAISAVASTDAAQQQLEVAAPQMLLISDALPDSAALVFTRQLRAAANAIPLLLLLSLDHYSSRVAALEAGADDVLSRPFAIEELVARLRALIRRSRMGLNHVDGTELHYRDLTVNTDTRQVSRAATPIKLTVKEYDLLLHLLQHREQVLSRQDILLAVWGDSWVGDDNLLDVYIRYLRKKLERPDLAPLIQTVRGVGFMLK, from the coding sequence GTGCCTCCCACTGCCCGTCTGCTGCTGGTTGATCCGGATACCCGCTCCTCTGATCTGCTCACCAAGCATCTCCAGGTCCATGGCTTTGCCATCAGCGCCGTAGCCAGCACTGATGCCGCCCAGCAGCAGCTCGAGGTCGCCGCGCCGCAGATGCTTTTGATCAGCGATGCTCTGCCTGATAGCGCCGCGCTCGTCTTTACCCGCCAACTGCGCGCCGCAGCTAATGCCATTCCCCTGCTGTTGCTCCTATCTCTTGATCACTACAGCTCCCGCGTAGCTGCTCTTGAGGCCGGCGCTGATGATGTCTTATCGCGCCCCTTTGCAATTGAGGAGCTGGTAGCTCGGCTGCGTGCCTTAATACGCCGCAGCCGCATGGGGCTCAACCATGTAGATGGCACCGAGTTGCACTATCGCGACCTCACGGTCAACACCGACACCCGCCAGGTATCGCGCGCCGCCACCCCGATCAAGCTCACCGTCAAGGAATACGACCTGCTTCTCCATCTGCTCCAGCATCGCGAGCAGGTGCTCTCCCGCCAGGACATCCTTTTGGCCGTCTGGGGCGACTCCTGGGTGGGCGATGACAACCTGCTCGATGTCTACATCCGCTACCTGCGCAAGAAGCTAGAGCGGCCTGATCTTGCTCCTTTGATTCAGACTGTGCGTGGTGTGGGCTTCATGTTGAAGTAG
- a CDS encoding magnesium chelatase subunit H — MFTQVRSTNRRVTPGDVNGRAVMKAVYVVLEPQYQNALTQAANSLNAQNGPLAIELSGYLIEELRDPQNYADFQADVAAADVFIASLIFIEDLAQKVVEAVAPHRDRLKAAVVFPSMPEVMRLNKLGTFSMAQLGQSKSAIASFMKKRKEAGGAGFQDAMLKLLNTLPTVLKYLPVEKAQDARSFMLSFQYWLGGTPDNLRNFLLMLADKYVFPRGGSGDGVDRAAVVVAEPEVFPDLGIWHPLAPGMFEDLKEYLNWNSSRGDLSEQARNGPVIGLVLQRSHIVTGDEAHYVAIIQELEYRGATVIPVFCGGLDFTKPVNAFFYDPLNPDFPLVDGVVSLTGFALVGGPARQDHPKAIEVLKKLNRPYMVALPLVFQTTQEWEESDLGLHPVQVALQIAIPELDGAIEPIVLSGRDDATGKAHTLQDRVEAIAERAIRWASLRIKPRAEKKLAITVFSFPPDKGNVGTAAYLDVFGSIFRVLEEMKAKGYDVQNMPRDSKALMEAVINDPEALQGAPELAIAHRMSVEEYERLTPYSERLEENWGKPPGNLNSDGTNLLIYGRHFGNLFVGVQPTFGYEGDPMRLLYSRSASPHHGFAAYYTYLEKVWQADAVLHFGTHGSLEFMPGKQMGMSETCYPDSLIGALPNLYYYAANNPSEATIAKRRGYASTISYLTPPAENAGLYRGLKELGELVGSYQQLREGSRGVQIVNAIVETARQCNLDKDVVLPDADASEIGLDGRDGVVGAVYRQLMEIESRLLPCGLHTIGKPPTAEEAIATLVNIAALEREEDGLRSLPGLLAESRGRTIADIYKGNDDGVLVDVELNRTITEVCRAAVGAMVKAVTGADGRVTLRQNFAWLFALLEKFGFQLPSPWLSACRSAGFPGVDQAELDKLFGYLRFCLEQICADMEMQSLLKALDGEYVLPGPGGDPIRNPGVLPSGKNIHALDPQSIPTRAAIAAAKVVVDRLIERQKAEQGAWPETIACVLWGTDNIKTYGESLAQILWFIGVRPVADSLGRVNKLELISLEELGRPRIDVVVNCSGVFRDLFINQMGLIDQGVKMAAEADEPLDMNFVRRHALEQAGAQGVSLRDAATRVFSNASGSYSSNVNLAVENSTWEEENELQEMYLSRKTFAFNADNPGEMNQNREVFESAMKTADVTFQNLDSAEISLTDVSHYFDSDPTKLIAGLRDDGKAPASYIADTTTANAQVRSLSETIRLDSRTKLLNPKWYEGMLNSGYEGVREVAKRLNFTLGWSATSGSVDNFVYEEANDTFINDPEMRKRLMELNPHSFRRIVGTLLEVNGRGYWETSDENIAQLQEIYQEIEDRIEGVTEG; from the coding sequence ATGTTCACGCAGGTTCGCTCCACCAACCGCCGCGTTACGCCCGGCGACGTGAACGGCCGTGCCGTGATGAAGGCCGTTTATGTGGTGCTCGAACCCCAGTACCAAAACGCCCTTACCCAGGCCGCCAACTCGCTCAATGCCCAGAACGGCCCCCTGGCGATCGAGCTGAGCGGCTACCTGATTGAGGAATTGCGCGACCCCCAGAACTACGCCGATTTCCAGGCTGATGTGGCCGCGGCGGATGTTTTTATCGCCTCACTGATCTTCATTGAAGATCTGGCCCAGAAGGTGGTGGAAGCAGTGGCGCCTCACCGCGACCGGCTCAAGGCAGCAGTGGTGTTTCCCTCCATGCCGGAGGTGATGCGGCTCAACAAGCTCGGCACCTTCTCGATGGCCCAGCTGGGCCAGAGCAAGAGCGCCATTGCCAGCTTCATGAAAAAGCGCAAGGAGGCGGGCGGCGCCGGCTTCCAAGACGCGATGTTGAAGTTGCTCAATACCTTGCCCACGGTTCTGAAATACCTGCCGGTGGAAAAGGCGCAGGACGCCCGCTCCTTCATGCTGAGCTTCCAGTATTGGCTGGGTGGCACCCCAGACAATCTCAGAAATTTTCTGTTGATGCTGGCCGACAAGTACGTCTTCCCCCGGGGCGGCTCCGGAGACGGGGTAGACCGCGCTGCGGTGGTTGTGGCCGAGCCCGAGGTGTTCCCAGACCTGGGCATTTGGCACCCGCTGGCACCGGGGATGTTTGAAGATCTCAAGGAATATTTGAATTGGAATTCAAGCCGCGGCGATCTCAGTGAGCAGGCCCGCAATGGCCCGGTGATTGGTCTAGTGCTGCAGCGCAGCCACATCGTCACCGGCGATGAAGCTCACTATGTGGCGATCATCCAGGAACTGGAATATCGCGGCGCCACCGTGATTCCGGTGTTCTGCGGCGGGCTCGATTTCACCAAACCGGTGAATGCCTTCTTCTACGACCCACTCAACCCCGACTTCCCATTGGTGGATGGGGTGGTGTCACTGACGGGCTTTGCCCTGGTGGGTGGTCCGGCCCGGCAGGACCACCCCAAGGCGATTGAGGTGCTCAAAAAGCTGAATCGCCCCTACATGGTGGCGTTGCCATTGGTGTTTCAAACCACCCAGGAGTGGGAGGAGAGCGATCTAGGTCTGCACCCGGTGCAGGTGGCCCTGCAGATCGCCATCCCCGAACTAGACGGTGCCATTGAGCCAATCGTGCTTAGCGGCCGCGACGACGCCACCGGCAAAGCCCACACCCTGCAAGACCGGGTTGAGGCGATCGCCGAGCGCGCAATCCGCTGGGCCTCCTTGCGGATCAAGCCCCGGGCTGAAAAGAAGCTGGCGATCACCGTGTTCAGCTTCCCCCCTGATAAGGGCAACGTCGGCACGGCGGCCTACCTGGATGTATTTGGCTCGATCTTCCGGGTGCTGGAGGAGATGAAGGCCAAGGGCTACGACGTGCAGAACATGCCGCGCGATTCCAAGGCGCTGATGGAGGCGGTGATCAACGACCCTGAAGCTCTTCAGGGTGCACCGGAGCTGGCGATCGCCCACCGCATGAGCGTGGAGGAATACGAGCGCCTCACCCCCTATTCCGAGCGGCTGGAAGAAAACTGGGGCAAGCCCCCCGGCAACCTGAACAGCGACGGCACCAACCTGCTGATCTACGGCCGCCACTTCGGCAACTTGTTTGTGGGGGTGCAGCCCACCTTCGGCTACGAGGGCGATCCGATGCGGCTGCTCTATTCCCGCAGCGCCAGCCCCCACCACGGCTTTGCCGCCTACTACACCTATTTAGAGAAGGTGTGGCAGGCCGATGCGGTGCTGCACTTCGGCACCCACGGCTCGCTCGAATTCATGCCTGGCAAGCAGATGGGCATGAGCGAAACCTGCTACCCCGATTCCCTGATCGGCGCCCTACCGAATCTTTATTACTACGCCGCCAACAACCCTTCAGAAGCCACCATCGCCAAGCGGCGCGGCTACGCCTCCACGATCAGCTACCTCACCCCGCCGGCTGAAAATGCCGGCCTCTATCGGGGCCTCAAGGAGCTGGGCGAGCTGGTGGGCAGCTACCAGCAGCTGCGCGAGGGCAGCCGGGGCGTGCAGATCGTCAACGCGATCGTGGAAACGGCGCGTCAGTGCAACCTCGATAAAGACGTGGTGCTGCCTGATGCCGATGCCTCGGAGATCGGCCTCGACGGCCGCGATGGCGTGGTGGGAGCGGTGTACCGCCAACTGATGGAGATCGAAAGCCGGCTGCTGCCCTGCGGCCTGCACACGATCGGCAAGCCACCTACAGCCGAGGAGGCAATTGCCACCCTGGTGAATATCGCGGCGCTCGAGCGCGAGGAAGATGGCCTGCGCTCCCTGCCGGGCCTGCTGGCCGAGAGCCGGGGCCGCACGATTGCCGACATCTACAAGGGCAACGACGACGGTGTGCTCGTCGATGTGGAGCTCAACCGCACGATTACGGAGGTGTGTCGCGCGGCGGTGGGCGCCATGGTCAAGGCCGTAACCGGCGCCGATGGCCGGGTCACCCTGCGCCAAAACTTCGCCTGGTTGTTTGCCCTGCTGGAGAAATTCGGCTTCCAACTGCCCAGCCCCTGGCTGAGTGCCTGCCGCTCGGCTGGCTTCCCAGGGGTGGATCAGGCCGAACTCGACAAGTTGTTTGGCTACCTGCGCTTCTGCCTTGAGCAGATCTGCGCCGATATGGAAATGCAGAGCCTGCTCAAGGCCCTCGATGGCGAATACGTGCTGCCCGGCCCCGGCGGCGACCCGATCCGCAACCCGGGCGTGCTGCCCAGCGGTAAGAACATCCACGCCCTTGACCCCCAGTCGATCCCTACCCGCGCCGCAATTGCTGCCGCCAAGGTGGTGGTAGATCGGCTAATCGAGCGCCAGAAGGCCGAGCAGGGCGCCTGGCCCGAAACCATCGCCTGCGTGCTCTGGGGCACCGACAACATCAAGACCTACGGCGAGTCGCTGGCCCAGATCCTCTGGTTTATCGGCGTGCGGCCGGTGGCCGATTCCCTGGGTCGGGTGAACAAGCTCGAGCTCATTTCCCTTGAGGAGCTGGGCCGGCCCCGCATCGATGTGGTGGTGAATTGCAGCGGCGTATTCCGCGACCTATTTATCAACCAGATGGGCTTGATTGATCAGGGCGTCAAGATGGCAGCGGAGGCCGATGAGCCGCTGGATATGAACTTCGTGCGTCGCCACGCCCTTGAGCAGGCGGGAGCCCAGGGCGTGTCCCTGCGCGATGCGGCGACGCGGGTGTTTTCCAATGCCAGCGGCAGCTACAGCTCAAACGTAAACCTGGCGGTGGAAAACAGCACCTGGGAGGAGGAGAATGAACTGCAGGAGATGTATCTCTCACGCAAGACATTTGCCTTCAATGCCGACAACCCAGGTGAGATGAATCAAAACCGCGAAGTGTTCGAATCAGCGATGAAAACCGCTGATGTCACCTTCCAGAACTTGGATTCGGCCGAGATCTCGCTCACCGATGTGAGCCACTACTTCGATTCAGACCCCACCAAGCTGATCGCCGGCCTGCGCGACGATGGCAAGGCACCTGCAAGTTATATCGCCGATACCACCACGGCCAACGCCCAAGTGCGCTCCTTGAGCGAAACCATTCGCCTCGATTCGCGCACCAAACTGCTCAACCCCAAGTGGTATGAGGGCATGCTGAATTCCGGCTACGAGGGCGTGAGAGAGGTGGCCAAACGGCTCAACTTCACCCTGGGCTGGAGCGCCACCAGTGGCTCAGTAGATAACTTCGTGTATGAGGAGGCAAACGACACCTTCATCAATGATCCAGAGATGCGCAAGCGGCTGATGGAGCTCAACCCCCACAGTTTCCGCCGCATCGTGGGCACCCTGCTGGAAGTAAACGGCCGCGGCTACTGGGAAACGAGCGATGAAAACATCGCCCAGCTGCAGGAGATCTACCAGGAGATTGAAGATCGGATTGAGGGCGTTACGGAGGGGTGA
- a CDS encoding PIN domain-containing protein, whose translation MTAGCFLDTNVLLYAVSATPAEAPKRELARYLLAEDDWTLSVQVLQEFYVQATRATRPDRLSLTDAAALIKSWQRFTVQPIDAAVLDGALALHQAYPLSYWDAAILAAAQQSGCDLVLSEDMTDGHTYGTVTVRNPFAVIRL comes from the coding sequence ATGACAGCCGGCTGTTTTCTCGACACCAATGTGTTGCTCTATGCCGTGAGCGCCACCCCCGCGGAGGCGCCGAAACGCGAGCTGGCTCGCTACCTACTCGCGGAAGACGATTGGACACTCTCCGTGCAGGTGCTGCAGGAGTTCTACGTGCAGGCCACCCGGGCCACGCGGCCTGATCGTCTCTCGCTCACAGATGCAGCGGCTCTGATCAAGAGTTGGCAGCGCTTCACCGTCCAGCCCATTGATGCTGCCGTATTGGATGGCGCCCTCGCCTTGCATCAGGCCTATCCGCTGTCCTACTGGGATGCCGCGATCCTGGCCGCTGCCCAGCAATCCGGTTGCGATCTCGTTCTGTCGGAAGACATGACCGATGGCCACACCTACGGCACCGTGACCGTGCGCAATCCGTTTGCGGTGATCCGCCTTTGA
- a CDS encoding DUF6364 family protein codes for MKNITVSVAEEVHRQARIHAARHGTSVSALVRDYLVSLAAEPASVSDVDPRRLAQDELFRRLDQQGQGLSAADRQPRSRLHDRLA; via the coding sequence ATGAAAAATATCACAGTCTCTGTGGCAGAGGAGGTTCACCGGCAGGCCCGCATCCATGCCGCGCGTCATGGCACCTCGGTTTCGGCGCTGGTGCGCGACTATCTCGTGTCTCTCGCGGCGGAGCCTGCCAGTGTTTCGGACGTGGATCCCCGCCGCCTGGCCCAGGACGAGCTGTTTCGCCGTCTCGACCAGCAGGGCCAAGGCCTTTCCGCCGCGGATCGCCAGCCGCGCAGCCGCCTGCACGACCGGCTTGCATGA
- a CDS encoding HD domain-containing phosphohydrolase has translation MSKLLPRLSLTTALVALFLPLVCATGLLVSALGVRRTEQVLSSASEQTLRAMVGQLRAQIRGAIDPSKAVLELERIEDLADGLNFEQRLDLLPSFAKALAETPANSAYMVADRGGHLFLVARAKEPKGGLVVQGIDPGKRMGRRIVFDATLRQLSSEPFSPPPGFDLKERPWVRLALASKGPVMAPLHRFVFGGEVGVTLSLATADGGAVGVAFPLTNIGELLSNYRITPGTQLAIVTPQGLVVATPAMEGMGNFYQEAAGGTAAIPTLTQLGIPALAALAPQLKQALLKPKPMDRSLGFSHFDAAGQGWRGAVVALPSPLKGGNTFLLMAMPERELLADARRLAKEGGVATMLVLLLTVPAVLLLSRRLSTSLRRLARQAQAIRAFQLEGEPGGRSRIVEVDELALTFDAMRGTIRRFLDISSLLAAEDDVDRLLERLLEESLQASDARGASLVMPPDRRLERGELVGATAAGAGEQLHLPLLSRRGEPLGELVLHFETPPEPARVAFCQALSGNAAVALETRSLIAAQKALFEAFIQLLADAIDAKSHYTGGHCARVPELAQLLATAACEARSGPYASFQLSETDWEALHLASWLHDCGKVTTPEYVVDKATKLETIYDRIHEVRMRFELLKSAAETDAWRAIAAGADRQALQAELERIWAELDAEFAFVAECNLGGEFMAPERIERLQAIASRQWRRTLDDRAGVSAEELRRRQREPQQPLPVGEPLLADRLHHRIERLPQQQLPADNPWGITMAEPELLYNRGELHNLAISRGTLSGEERYKINEHIIQTIRMLASLPFPAHLAAVPEIAGGHHETTDGRGYPRGLTADQMSPLARMMAIADVFEALTAADRPYKSGKSLSVALAILVTMAGERHLDIELLELFLEAGVWRSYAERFLAAEQCDAVDLESLLARLRAPARAA, from the coding sequence ATGTCAAAGCTTCTACCCCGGCTGAGCCTCACCACCGCTTTGGTGGCCCTGTTTCTGCCCTTGGTTTGCGCTACTGGTTTGCTGGTGAGTGCTCTTGGGGTGCGCCGCACCGAGCAGGTTCTCTCCAGCGCCAGCGAACAGACGCTGCGGGCGATGGTGGGGCAGCTTCGGGCCCAGATCAGAGGGGCCATCGACCCGTCCAAGGCCGTGCTCGAGCTAGAGCGAATCGAAGATCTGGCCGACGGGCTCAACTTCGAACAACGGTTGGACCTGCTGCCCAGCTTTGCCAAGGCCCTGGCCGAAACTCCCGCCAATTCCGCCTACATGGTGGCGGATCGGGGTGGGCATCTATTTCTGGTGGCCCGGGCTAAAGAGCCCAAAGGGGGTCTGGTGGTGCAGGGCATTGATCCGGGCAAGCGAATGGGGCGCCGAATCGTCTTTGACGCAACCCTGCGGCAGCTGAGCTCCGAGCCCTTCTCCCCGCCACCGGGCTTCGACCTCAAGGAACGCCCCTGGGTGCGTCTTGCCCTGGCCAGCAAGGGACCCGTCATGGCCCCGCTGCACCGATTTGTCTTCGGGGGGGAGGTTGGTGTCACCTTGTCCCTGGCAACGGCTGACGGTGGCGCCGTTGGGGTTGCCTTTCCGCTTACCAACATTGGCGAGTTGTTGAGCAACTACCGCATCACTCCTGGCACCCAGCTGGCGATCGTTACCCCTCAGGGCTTGGTGGTGGCCACCCCAGCCATGGAGGGCATGGGCAATTTCTACCAAGAAGCCGCGGGGGGGACTGCAGCGATCCCAACCCTGACCCAGTTGGGCATACCAGCCCTGGCTGCCCTCGCGCCCCAGCTGAAGCAGGCGCTGCTCAAACCAAAGCCCATGGACCGTTCCCTCGGATTCAGCCACTTCGATGCGGCTGGACAGGGCTGGCGTGGTGCGGTGGTTGCCCTGCCCTCGCCACTAAAGGGCGGCAACACCTTTTTACTGATGGCTATGCCCGAAAGGGAGCTGCTTGCCGATGCGCGGCGCTTGGCTAAGGAGGGCGGTGTGGCGACCATGCTGGTGCTGCTGCTCACCGTGCCGGCGGTGCTGCTGCTCTCGCGCCGCCTCTCAACCAGCCTGCGGCGCCTGGCCCGCCAGGCCCAGGCGATCCGGGCTTTCCAGCTCGAAGGCGAGCCGGGTGGCCGCTCCCGCATCGTCGAGGTGGATGAGCTGGCCCTCACCTTCGATGCCATGCGTGGCACGATCCGCCGCTTCCTCGATATCTCCTCCCTGCTGGCGGCAGAAGATGACGTAGATCGGCTGCTGGAAAGGCTTCTAGAGGAATCGCTGCAGGCCAGCGATGCCCGCGGCGCCAGCTTGGTGATGCCTCCTGATCGGCGCCTTGAGCGCGGCGAGCTGGTTGGCGCCACGGCGGCGGGTGCTGGGGAGCAGTTGCACCTGCCCCTGCTCAGCAGGCGCGGCGAGCCCTTGGGCGAGCTGGTGCTGCACTTTGAGACCCCCCCAGAACCAGCCCGGGTGGCCTTCTGCCAGGCCCTATCTGGCAATGCGGCGGTGGCCCTGGAGACCCGCAGCCTGATCGCCGCCCAGAAGGCCCTGTTTGAGGCCTTTATTCAGCTGCTCGCTGATGCGATTGACGCAAAGAGCCATTACACCGGCGGCCACTGCGCCCGGGTGCCTGAGCTGGCCCAGCTGCTGGCCACCGCTGCTTGTGAAGCCCGCAGCGGCCCCTACGCCAGCTTCCAGCTCTCGGAAACCGACTGGGAGGCCCTGCACCTGGCCTCCTGGCTGCACGACTGCGGCAAAGTGACCACCCCCGAATACGTGGTCGACAAGGCCACCAAGCTGGAAACCATCTACGACCGCATCCACGAGGTGCGGATGCGCTTCGAGCTGCTTAAGAGCGCCGCTGAAACCGACGCCTGGCGAGCCATCGCTGCCGGTGCTGATCGGCAGGCCCTGCAGGCTGAGCTGGAGCGCATCTGGGCCGAGCTCGATGCCGAATTTGCCTTTGTGGCGGAGTGCAACCTGGGCGGCGAATTCATGGCTCCCGAGCGGATCGAGCGTCTCCAAGCCATCGCCAGCCGCCAGTGGCGCCGCACCCTCGACGACCGCGCTGGCGTTAGCGCCGAAGAGTTGCGCCGCCGCCAGCGGGAGCCCCAGCAGCCCCTGCCGGTGGGCGAGCCCCTGCTGGCTGACCGGCTCCACCACCGCATCGAGCGCCTGCCCCAGCAGCAGCTGCCGGCAGATAACCCCTGGGGCATCACCATGGCCGAGCCCGAGTTGCTCTACAACCGTGGCGAGCTGCACAACCTGGCGATCAGTCGCGGCACCCTCAGTGGCGAGGAGCGCTACAAGATCAACGAGCACATCATCCAGACGATTCGGATGCTGGCCTCCCTGCCCTTTCCTGCCCACCTGGCGGCAGTGCCAGAAATCGCTGGCGGCCACCACGAAACCACCGACGGCCGGGGCTACCCCCGCGGACTTACCGCTGATCAGATGAGTCCCCTGGCCCGGATGATGGCGATCGCCGATGTGTTCGAAGCCCTCACCGCAGCCGACCGGCCCTACAAGAGCGGCAAGTCCTTGTCGGTGGCCCTGGCGATCCTGGTGACCATGGCCGGCGAGCGCCACCTCGATATCGAGCTGCTGGAGCTGTTTCTTGAAGCTGGTGTTTGGCGCAGCTACGCCGAGCGCTTCCTGGCAGCCGAGCAGTGTGATGCGGTGGATCTCGAGTCCCTGCTCGCCAGGCTGCGCGCCCCTGCGCGCGCCGCATAG